One genomic region from Flagellimonas oceani encodes:
- a CDS encoding glycosyltransferase family 39 protein, protein MSQKFPRLFFVLLSVLFVLNLLQSSVTELIYDEAYYWYYAQNMAWGYFDHPPMVAFLIKLSSFLFDGELGVRFMSCVLSAGTYMLLWLLVDNPKKKDYVVHFFILVFSFTLMNAYGFLTLPDTSLLFFTALFLWLYKRFLKKEDILTTVGLGLVMAALMYSKYHAVLVIVFVLLSNYKLIFNKKAWLAVILALICYAPHFIWLYQNDFVSITFHLYERPNQAYKFDEFTLGFFLNNIVIIGLLFYWVYGAFFKYKSTDKFSKALIYLVYGILIFFFISSFNRRVQAQWTIAISIPLAVIAFGHLLNNAKSRKWMYRIGLVSLVLLMYARAWMVYYPLFPMHFETHGNKEWVNDLKRKSGGVPVIFENSYRRSSMYEFYSDVPAISLNNFMYRKNQYSIDDSEERVRGKRVLYVSQYRKSGDISYMHLDSTVFHGIYINDFQSYRKLQCIVEKPETGIKYSLKVYNPYPFDVPLEQLKYTISYSNKHKQVQQMRPLKVENTSPQQALLKSKDTIYYSFDLPLSTMESPAYFRIGIAENGLLPGLNGKPVKIE, encoded by the coding sequence ATGTCTCAAAAGTTTCCCAGACTTTTTTTTGTTCTCTTGTCCGTTCTATTTGTACTCAACCTATTGCAATCATCGGTAACGGAACTTATTTATGACGAAGCTTACTATTGGTACTATGCACAGAACATGGCCTGGGGCTATTTTGACCATCCGCCCATGGTCGCATTTTTGATAAAGCTCAGCAGTTTTCTTTTTGATGGTGAGCTCGGAGTGCGGTTTATGAGCTGTGTATTGTCCGCGGGAACCTATATGTTGCTCTGGTTGCTAGTGGACAACCCAAAGAAAAAGGATTACGTGGTTCATTTTTTTATTCTGGTGTTCTCATTTACCTTGATGAATGCCTACGGCTTTTTAACCCTTCCCGATACATCCCTTTTATTTTTTACCGCACTTTTCCTTTGGTTGTACAAGCGTTTTCTGAAAAAGGAGGACATCCTGACCACAGTCGGATTGGGGTTGGTCATGGCCGCATTAATGTACAGTAAGTACCATGCTGTGCTCGTTATTGTGTTCGTATTATTGTCCAACTACAAGCTCATTTTCAACAAAAAAGCATGGTTGGCGGTAATTTTGGCCCTAATTTGCTACGCTCCCCATTTTATATGGCTTTACCAGAACGATTTTGTTTCCATCACCTTCCATTTGTACGAACGCCCCAACCAAGCCTATAAGTTCGATGAGTTTACCTTGGGCTTTTTCTTGAACAACATTGTGATTATCGGCCTTTTGTTTTACTGGGTGTATGGTGCTTTTTTCAAATATAAATCAACCGATAAGTTCTCAAAAGCATTGATTTATTTGGTTTACGGAATACTGATTTTCTTTTTTATCTCCAGCTTTAACCGAAGGGTACAGGCACAATGGACCATCGCCATCTCCATTCCTTTGGCCGTAATTGCTTTTGGCCACCTTCTAAATAATGCCAAAAGCAGAAAATGGATGTACCGAATAGGCTTGGTAAGTTTGGTACTTCTGATGTACGCAAGGGCTTGGATGGTGTATTATCCGTTATTTCCCATGCATTTTGAGACCCATGGCAACAAAGAATGGGTGAACGACCTAAAAAGAAAATCGGGCGGTGTGCCCGTTATTTTTGAAAACTCCTATCGCCGTTCCTCCATGTATGAGTTTTATTCGGACGTCCCTGCCATATCGCTGAACAACTTTATGTACCGTAAAAACCAATATTCCATTGATGATTCCGAGGAGCGTGTGCGCGGAAAAAGGGTACTCTATGTTTCCCAGTACAGAAAAAGTGGCGACATTAGTTATATGCATCTGGACAGCACAGTTTTTCACGGGATATATATTAACGATTTTCAATCTTACCGAAAATTACAGTGCATCGTGGAAAAGCCCGAGACCGGAATCAAATATTCGCTCAAGGTGTACAACCCATATCCTTTTGATGTGCCATTGGAGCAATTAAAATATACCATATCCTATTCCAATAAACACAAACAAGTCCAGCAAATGCGACCTTTAAAAGTGGAGAACACTTCTCCGCAACAAGCCTTGTTGAAATCTAAAGATACCATTTACTATTCCTTTGACCTACCTTTGTCCACCATGGAAAGCCCGGCATACTTTAGGATCGGAATTGCAGAAAACGGCCTTTTGCCCGGCCTCAACGGCAAACCTGTTAAAATTGAATAA
- a CDS encoding DUF4271 domain-containing protein, with protein MEPIEKTIVSLDWMTITLFVGLVILALGKYLFHKKFLNFIILPFNDKYILLHNKKGQFSHWFYLLLTLFQLVNFSLFIFLVLTTFDLFPVEGTVINYLLILGFLALFELVKFLLQMFTGFVFNNIGFVGGLIFSKISYLNYSSIIICMANILLIYITTNSKTTIYVALAMIFLINGIGLTKLLKNHQKALFPYFMYFILYLCTLEIAPLVIIGSYLKG; from the coding sequence ATGGAACCCATTGAAAAAACAATCGTTTCACTGGATTGGATGACCATAACGCTTTTTGTGGGCCTGGTAATTTTGGCTCTTGGCAAATATCTGTTCCATAAAAAGTTCCTCAATTTTATAATACTTCCCTTTAACGATAAATACATCCTACTGCATAACAAAAAAGGACAGTTCTCGCATTGGTTCTATTTATTGTTGACTTTGTTTCAGCTTGTCAACTTTTCCCTGTTCATTTTTCTTGTACTTACTACCTTTGATTTGTTCCCTGTAGAGGGCACGGTCATTAATTATTTATTGATTTTGGGTTTTTTGGCCCTGTTTGAGCTGGTAAAATTCTTGCTGCAAATGTTTACGGGATTCGTTTTCAACAACATAGGTTTTGTTGGCGGCCTCATTTTCAGTAAAATTTCGTACCTCAACTATAGCAGCATCATAATTTGTATGGCCAATATTTTGCTGATTTACATCACAACCAACTCAAAAACAACCATATATGTAGCGCTAGCCATGATTTTTCTTATAAATGGCATTGGCCTGACCAAGCTATTAAAGAACCATCAAAAAGCACTGTTCCCGTATTTTATGTATTTTATTTTGTACCTTTGCACACTCGAAATTGCACCCTTGGTGATAATTGGAAGCTATTTAAAAGGTTGA
- a CDS encoding uroporphyrinogen-III synthase: MKVKTILVSQPEPKVENSPYSRLIEKEKVKVDFRPFIHVEGVEAKNVRQQKIDLNNFTAIILTSRNSVDHFFRIADEMRFKVPDSMKYFCQSEAVAYYLQKYVVYRKRKIYVGKRTFNELIPLIKKYKDEKFLLPSSDSLKPIVPELLDELGVDWKRGIFYKTVISDLSDLRNVYYDILVFFSPSGIESLMKNFPDFEQNDTRIAVFGNSTVKAATSAGLRIDIQAPTPETPSMTMALQKYITSVNK, from the coding sequence ATGAAAGTAAAAACAATTTTGGTTTCCCAACCAGAACCCAAAGTCGAAAACTCCCCCTATTCAAGATTAATTGAAAAAGAGAAAGTTAAAGTAGATTTTAGACCTTTCATACACGTTGAAGGCGTGGAAGCCAAAAATGTGAGACAGCAGAAAATCGACTTGAACAACTTTACGGCAATCATCCTAACGAGCAGAAACTCCGTGGACCATTTTTTTAGAATTGCCGATGAAATGCGCTTCAAAGTTCCGGATTCCATGAAATATTTTTGTCAGTCAGAGGCCGTGGCCTACTACCTGCAGAAGTATGTGGTGTACAGAAAAAGGAAGATCTATGTTGGGAAAAGGACTTTTAACGAGCTGATTCCCTTGATCAAGAAGTACAAAGACGAAAAGTTCCTGTTACCTTCTTCCGACTCCTTAAAACCCATTGTGCCAGAATTATTGGACGAGTTAGGGGTCGACTGGAAAAGAGGAATATTTTACAAAACGGTAATCAGCGACCTTTCCGATCTTAGAAATGTGTATTACGACATTTTAGTGTTCTTCAGCCCATCAGGAATTGAATCTTTAATGAAGAACTTTCCCGATTTTGAACAAAACGATACCAGAATTGCCGTTTTTGGCAACAGTACGGTAAAAGCGGCAACCAGTGCCGGCCTTAGGATAGACATTCAGGCCCCAACACCTGAAACGCCTTCCATGACCATGGCATTACAAAAGTACATTACCAGCGTTAACAAGTAA
- the pckA gene encoding phosphoenolpyruvate carboxykinase (ATP) — translation MKDSASITKTISLKSYGISHDNIHYQLSPEELHETTIDRDMGQEASSGALAVNTGEFTGRSPKDRFIVKDDITKDKIWWGNINIPFESDSFDALYDKVIAYLDTKELYVRDSYACADADYRLNIRVINEYPWSNMFAYNMFLRPSDEELEDFDPEWTVVNAPGFMADPEVDGTRQHNFAILNFSRKIALIGGTGYTGEIKKGIFSALNFILPVYKNTLPMHCSANVGESGDTAIFFGLSGTGKTTLSTDPDRKLIGDDEHGWTPDNTVFNFEGGCYAKVIDLSKEKEPEIYGAIKKGAILENVVMDDKGDVDFTDTSITQNTRVSYPIHHIDNIQWPSIGKNVKNIFFLTADAFGVLPPISKLTPAQAAYHFISGYTAKVAGTEAGVVEPQPSFSACFGAPFMPLHPAKYAEMLSKKMKESGVDVWLVNTGWTGGPYGVGTRMELKYTRAMISAALSGKLGLYNYEKYHIHSVFGVAQPRECPGVPTKVLSPRATWNDDEAYYKTAFKLTNAFRENFKKFEEYASEEIRRGGPQRYAF, via the coding sequence ATGAAGGATTCCGCTTCAATCACGAAAACGATTTCGTTAAAATCATATGGGATAAGCCATGACAATATCCACTATCAATTGTCCCCAGAAGAGCTCCATGAGACCACTATTGATAGGGACATGGGCCAAGAGGCCTCTTCCGGTGCCTTGGCCGTCAATACCGGAGAGTTTACGGGCAGGTCCCCAAAAGACCGCTTTATCGTGAAGGATGACATTACCAAGGACAAGATCTGGTGGGGCAACATCAACATTCCTTTCGAAAGCGATAGTTTCGATGCGCTGTACGACAAGGTGATCGCCTATTTGGACACCAAAGAGCTCTACGTTCGGGATTCGTATGCCTGCGCCGATGCGGATTACCGGTTGAACATCCGGGTGATCAACGAGTACCCGTGGTCCAACATGTTCGCGTACAATATGTTCCTGCGGCCTTCGGATGAGGAACTGGAAGACTTTGACCCCGAGTGGACGGTGGTCAACGCACCGGGCTTTATGGCGGACCCGGAGGTGGACGGTACACGGCAGCACAACTTTGCCATCCTCAATTTTAGCAGAAAGATCGCCCTTATCGGCGGTACGGGCTACACGGGCGAGATCAAGAAAGGGATATTCTCCGCCCTCAACTTTATATTGCCGGTATACAAGAATACCCTGCCCATGCACTGCTCGGCCAATGTTGGTGAGTCCGGTGACACGGCCATATTCTTCGGACTATCGGGAACGGGGAAGACGACCCTTTCCACGGACCCGGACAGAAAGCTGATCGGCGACGACGAGCACGGCTGGACGCCCGACAATACGGTCTTCAATTTTGAAGGAGGCTGCTATGCCAAGGTAATCGACCTGTCAAAAGAAAAGGAGCCGGAAATCTATGGGGCCATTAAAAAAGGAGCGATATTGGAAAACGTGGTGATGGACGACAAAGGGGATGTTGATTTCACCGATACCTCCATTACGCAGAACACCAGGGTAAGCTACCCCATCCACCATATCGATAATATCCAATGGCCATCGATTGGAAAGAACGTGAAGAACATCTTTTTCCTTACCGCGGATGCCTTTGGGGTATTGCCCCCCATCTCCAAGCTGACCCCGGCCCAGGCGGCCTACCATTTTATCTCTGGCTACACGGCCAAGGTAGCGGGCACGGAAGCAGGTGTTGTGGAGCCACAGCCGTCATTTTCGGCATGTTTCGGAGCTCCGTTCATGCCCTTGCACCCTGCCAAATATGCGGAGATGCTGAGCAAGAAGATGAAGGAGTCCGGCGTGGACGTGTGGTTGGTGAACACGGGCTGGACGGGCGGACCGTACGGAGTGGGCACCCGAATGGAGCTAAAATATACCCGTGCCATGATCAGTGCGGCATTGAGCGGGAAGCTGGGACTGTACAATTACGAGAAGTACCATATCCACTCGGTGTTCGGCGTGGCCCAGCCCAGGGAGTGTCCGGGAGTGCCAACAAAGGTACTGAGCCCAAGGGCAACATGGAACGATGACGAGGCGTACTACAAAACCGCCTTTAAGCTCACCAATGCCTTTAGGGAGAACTTTAAAAAGTTTGAGGAATATGCCAGCGAGGAAATTCGAAGGGGAGGACCACAACGGTATGCCTTCTAA